Sequence from the Phragmites australis chromosome 6, lpPhrAust1.1, whole genome shotgun sequence genome:
AAAGCACTCTATTAAAAAAACCGAAAAGTCATATAGACATTGAAGCAAACTGATTTATTGAATTTGGTTGTCTTTATCTATAAAAGGGGCCTAATCCACAAATTTTCGAATTAATTTAGAGtgttttttgggaaaaaaagtATCACAGCATAAAAAAGGACATGTCACGCAAAGATATATGAGGTCGGATGATAAGGTCCGGCCCGGCTAAAGTCTTCTTTTCACTTCTAGGGATCGCCACAAGGCCTCTAGCCCTCTACATGACAGCCACGTGGCAACAATCCAACCACCAATCCTACTGGCTccaactatttttttctttctgacaCACGGCACACGAGACAGCTCGAAAAGCCGAGGAGTCCAAACCCGACTGCCCACTCAAAGGAGAGGAAACGAGCCCGATGGCAGCCGCCGCACCCACGCCATCCCCATTCGTCGCCTCCACCCGCCGCTTCGCCCCTCGCCTccgctccttcttcctccccgccgccgccatgcccCCCTCCTCCGCCCCGAACCCCAGCTCCGGCGCCGGGGTGGAGGTGCCCCAGCTCCCGCACTCGACCCTAGAGGTCGCCGGCGCGCGCCGGGGCCTCCTCTCCGGCTTCGCCAGTCTCCGCGCCCCCTACAGCGCCTTCCCCGTGCTCGCGTCGAACCGCCACGTCGAGACCATCTTCGCCGCGTTCATGCGTTCGCTCCCCGCAGTCAAGCTCCGGCGCGAGTGTCTCCGCGCCCCCGACGACGGCGCCGTCGCTCTCGACTGGGTCTCCGGCGACGAGCGCGCGCTCCCGATAGACGCGCCGGTGCTCATACTCTTGGTACGGTGATCCTTAACCGGCTCGCGTCGTTGTGCACTAGGCACGCCGGAAGTGCGTCCTCTTTTAAGCGCCAATGGCGTCTGTGAATGGGGTTTGATTTTGCTTTCTAAACGACTTTAGGAGATGTCGTAGAGTTAAAAATGGAACGGTGCGCTTATTTGGGTGATCAGGAGTAGCTAAAGTATAATGTAAGTAAGATTTTGCTGTCCTGTCATATTGGATTGGGACCTAAGGTGATATTTTTGGATGGGGTTGCAAGAGTTGTACAGCTCATTTTAACTAATGGCGTAAAAAGGAATTTGCAGAGAGGTTAACATGATATTTCACTGTCTGATAGATCATGCCTTGTATGCAATTtgtttagttgattttttttggtTAGTGATGCCGTTGTAGAATTATAGGAGATACTTTAATTTTTTAGTAATCTTGAGATAgttttataggtttatgttGTTCGGTGGATTTGGCTGTAGTACATGGAGGATATGGATCTGAAAAATGTATTGGTGTTATGATTTAATAGGTATTTGGTGGTTCCAATTGCATAATCTGTTTCAGTTGTGGAGTAGTCAACATATTGACAGCAGATATTGATGTAAACTTCTGTAAGACTGGTTAAAACTAATGTTGTTTCCAAGCTATGGTGCTTTTATTTTGATTCCTAGCAGTTATGTGTTCAGGATAGTGGAGTGAGTTTAGTGGAGGTTGGAAAAAGCACACAATCTTGCGGTGCGAGATTGTGATGCATCTAAGATTTCTGAGCTGTTATTTTATAAACCTGGTATGCCCAGCTAAAATTTGTGCTTTCAATAAAAGCAGGTCCAATGCCTTTGGTCTCAATTTGATATAAACTTCAAAACATTATAGATGAAGCAATCAGTACATGATGAACCACACGTCCATGTCAAATGCTGATAGATAGGATGATCAAGTATTGGACATGTTTGTCTTTCACCATGATATAAAATGCACCAGTTCCATTCTTAATTCTGTTAAGGACTTGAGGATACCATTTGTCATCATTGTTTGGAATTGAATTATAGATGAATGTCACTAAGTGTTCAAGTGATAAATGAAATTAAATGATCCAAAAATAACTTTCCATTGAAGCAAGGCAAAAGTATGTGTACCAAAAAAATCAGTTCTATTGTCATTTTTGTCAGagtaaatttcgcaaaactacatatagTTTGGCaaaaatatcacaaaactacaaattttaAAAGTTGTATCACAAACCTACATATTTAATGTGCCAatgtatcacaaaactacatttaaaaaaatgtattgtaaaactacatatttagtgCACAAATTTGCctgaaaactacaaatttagtgtGTCAATATATCGCAAAACTGTAGATTTAGTGCGCAAATTTGTCtgaaaactacagatttagtgtgtcaatatatcacaaaactacaaattttatCTGTGTAAAATCTACAGTTTTGTGACACAAAATCTGTAGTTTACTAGTTTTGCGTTACAACTccttaaatctgtaattttgtgATACAATGATgcactaaatttgtagttttgtgatgcaattccttaaatctgtagttttgtgatagttttgcCAActtatatgtagttttgtgaaatttactcttttttgTTAAACTTCTAGCCTAACGTAAGTTCTATGCCTTTGCAGCCTGGTCTAACAGGGGGAAGTGATGATACATATGTAAGGCATATGCTTATAAGAGCTAGAAGCAAAGGATGGCGTGTTGTGGTATTTAATAGCCGTGGATGTGCAAACAGTCCTGTGACTACACCCAAGGTACTTCAAATACTTTAATCATTTTCTGTTAATATGGTAAGCTTAGTTATAGCTCCCATATGTAACTAAAAGATACAAATACATGGCACAGAATGGACCATGTTTTCCCTTTTGATACTTGCAGAGAGAGGTGCTAAGATCTCATTTATATGGTTTATTGAATGGAAAGTACACAATGACTTCACCTTTTTTTAGTCAATAGAAGTTGATTATCAACAACCTTGTAGATACATTACTCATTTCGTTCTGGCAAACTAATCAGAACTGGACACCCTCTTCCTAACCTGATCATGTCCTGTTCGCTTTGCAAGCAGATTACCCCATTTCATATGTGCAAGCTATCCAAATACTTTTCGATCTTGCATTTGGTGCGATAAATGTAGTCTATACTTCATTCCTTCTGGGTACTCTTTCGCTGATGGTTGTTTGAGCTTAGGGTGGATCTAGGAACAGACTAAAGGTAGAGAGAGCTTACTTACTGTAAAACCTGACAGAATGGGAGTTTTGAAccgaaaaatagaaaaaggatAAACAACATTGAAGTGTATGATTAACAAATAACTTCCTTTCGAGATCAACATTTCATCTAGAGGACTAGTCATCTTCATAAAACTCAATACGAAAATCGATGTGTATATGTGCCAAGGCACCTGAGGCTGGAGCCCACCCAGCCCCTGGTATAGTTTGAGCTTTCCTGGAAGTGTGGCATGGGTGACTGACTTAAGTACCATAGCACTTGTTATGAGCCTTGTGGATAAATAGTGGGTAGACTATAAAGATCATATTTTCGTGCTATGGTGCTTGGTGTTTGCACATTCCTCAAGAAAAATAGGTTATTTAGGTTTCATTTGTGGCTACTTGCTACCGCAGTAAAATAGGCCACCTTATGTCCTTAAACCTATTTGGCTGACATGACACTCTAAGCTGCATCCCGATGCATACCAATAAAATGGCGGTACATGCATGTGACCAATCAGCACCTTTTACCATGGGAGCTTGGCTCAAACTCCACGGCCAAACCTTGTTGAGGAAGCCCAGGGGTTAACAGTGTATAGCATAAGTACGGAGACAAAGATAGCAAGTTTTAAAGCAGGAGGCCAAAAACTTGAGAGCATctcatttttttataaatatgtttACTGACATCTATTATCATGCTCAGTTCTATTCTGCTTCATTTACTGGGGATCTCCGCCAAGTTATTGATCATGTTTTAGGCCGCTACCCCCAATCTAATGTCTATGCTGTGGGTTGGTCTCTTGGAGCAAATATTCTAGTGCGCTACCTTGGCGAGGTGAGTTCCGCACCCATCGATAAGCAGTCTACAACAATTATTTTGTGCTACGATATTCATGAGATTCCAGTCCACTTGAAGTTTATGTTTTACACACATCTTTCTGTTGCAAAAAATGGTTAATAGTCAACTTGCATATGCACTACTTTTTTTTAGCATAACGGGTGATCTGTTAATCGAAGTGTTTAACATATGCATCAGTTCCCTTTTTGTCCTCTGGTACTTCTTTGTGGTTTCTCTTGTTCTTTCTGCATAAAACTATGTAAGGTCGATTACAAATATCTATTTCTCAGTCAGCTGTCCCTTATCTTTacgttctttttttctttcaggaAACTGATAAATGCCCTCTATCTGGTGCTGTCTCCTTGTGCAATCCATTTAATCTGGTAATTGCAGATGAAGATTTCCACAAAGGGTTTAACAACATCTATGATAGAGCACTGGCTAGGGCTCTGACGGCTATATTTAAGAAGTAAACCTTTTGTTCACCTTTCCACAAATCTAAATGTCATTTTCACTGATTTTACGAATTCTAACAGCTGATCTTTAGGGACTTGATCAAATTTTAGGCATGCACACATTTTCGAAGGACTGGAGGGGGAATATGATATACCCAAGGCAGCCAATGCAAGAACTGTTAGAGATTTTGATGAGGGGCTAACCCGAGGTTTGCAAGAACTGAACTCTACCAGCTTTGATTTCTATAACTTTTCTACTGGCACCCCCACATTCAAAGGACACTTCATTTGTTTGCAGTTTCGTTTGGTTTCAAGTCAGTGGATGATTATTACTCCAATTCAAGCAGCTCAGATTCCATCAAGAATGTTTGCATACCCTTACTGTGCATACAGGTGAAACTTTCACTCTTATCAGTTCTCTGTGCTTCACTAGACACTAGTCCATTAGGAACAACAGATACAGTGAACCAAGTGCCAGAGATATCTTATCGCTTAGTTTAAGATCACGCATTCACACAGTTATGTCATACTTAGTACTATAACTGAAGGTTTTGTTGATGTTATTAAACTATTTGAATTAAGAATATTACAATGCAGGTTAATTTATGGCCTTTTGGCGCTATCATCGAAATAAAAGCTGGACAAACATTTGAACGCTCGCCTAGGTCTTGCATATTTAGAAGCCTGAATTGACAAAAGTTTGTTGACTTTGCGGCAAAATTGTTCATATAACTCTAGAAAGCAGTGGGCATCATTATTTTTTAGCGAGAAGAGAGGGATTTAACCATATAAATGATAAATGGTCATGCGGATATATTGTGAAGGTCAAATTATCTCTTTTCTGTTATAACTTCAATCAAAACTTAATTATGTGCAGGCGGATAATGACCCAATTGCACCATCTAGGGCAATTCCCAGAGAAGATATCAAGGTGCTTACTATAGTACACTCCTTTTTCTCCTAAATGATACGGTGTTGACATGTTGCATAAGGCCTACAACTTAAACAATATCACTCTAATCCATGAGTTATCCCCTTGAGTTCATTTGAATCAACAAATTGCAGGCATACATAGGTCTGAACCTCAAACATTGCAACTTTCTCGTGTATTTGTACTTCTTTTTTGTTTACTTTACGAGTCCAATGTTTCTTTTTGGCTGAAAGGAGAATCATAGCTGGGATTGAGGAGTTCTGATGTGGATTTTTGTTTCATTAACCACACATACAATGACTACAGATTAGGGGATAGGTTTTGGTGTCGTGTTCTAGTGTCTAGATCAAAAGCTCAGTATAAATGAAATAATCAACGTCAGTCCGAGGACAAGTTCATATTTGACTACGGTAAGTTCAAAATATCCACATCACACTTTTAACAACTTATATTGTTATGGGGGCAATGTTCATGTTGAAAGTTATAAAAACATGTGCTAATTTGAGCTTGAATGGAACTAGAATGACCTAAGTTTGACTTATCTCCAAAGACGTGTGCCAAAATTGGAGAACTTAATTGCCACTTCTCTTCAAGCTGGTAGCTGTAACTGTTCTATTATTGGTTCCTTGTTTGGTGCTGTATTTAGAACTATAAATCGACTAAGGAGTCTTATTATTTCAGGCAAACCCAAACTGCCTACTTATAGTAACACCACAGGGTGGCCATCTTGGATGGGTAGCAGGTGATGAAGCTCCATTTGGATGTCCTTGGACTGACCCTATTGTAATGGAATATCTAGAATATATTCAGAACGAAAAGAACTCAAGTACCAAAAATAACATATCCTATGGGCAGCACAGTGCTCCAGAGACATCAGTACCCCATCTAACAGTGCATGTACAGAGATAGTAACATTTCCATTCCAGGAGTGATCCCATTCGCTACACATTTTATGCACATGGTCATTTAGCTGTATGTTCTGCTGCTGAATTTGCCACATCGTTTGACGAAGACAGAGGTAACATAACCATTGTTTCGGTCCCAAATTTATGTTCTTCCATCAATACTTTTTCTTAGCTCTTGCCTTTGCTTGTGGCTTGTGCAGGTCTGATTTGTGATAACAATTTTACGTCAAAAAAGAAGATTGCCGTGGTTCTGAATACCTTAAATAGTTTATGGTAGTTTTTCCCCACTATTCGCTTCCAGTTCTATTTCAATCTTATAAGGCTTCATTGGTCATTGGCATGACTTGCTGAATCGAATTGTATGTAATATAATACATGTAGTTCAATTCCACCACAAAGATCCATCAATTGCTAATTCTCTACCTTTGGTGGTGAATGAATACTGATCTTGAGTTGCTGACAGGTAATAACAGACCatgatttttattttccttaGAACTAGTACATTTCATTTCATGGAAGCAGACACTGTAGCAAATATGCCTCATTCATTTCCTTGCTTTTTTCGAGCTTCGAGGCCTGTAGATTTTGCTAATCACACGTGGATTCAATTTTTCTTCTGCGTGCTTTAGAGTACTGATAGAAAATGCTCTAAAAAAGCTACCGAATGACCTTCACTTGATTTTTTCTGCAATAACTTCAGTCGTCTCTTGAAAGAGGCCTTGATAAAGCGAAAAGGAGCTTTTTTCTGAATTGAGTAGGCTAGATGGTAAAGGCTAGGCGTCCTAATAACATCACATCGATCAGGAAGAGTGATCTGTCGTTTATGAATTGGTTGTACGGGTAGTGTACGTTATTGACAAATACGTTAGGAGACTCTAATATCCTGCCATGCCAACAACTGAAGACCAGCTCGTTCTCTCGTACTCTCCTGTACCCTAAATCACGCACTCGTTGCTTCTGCTTCATAGAAACAGGAAACTGTACCAAACTATGCGTAGTCCTGCATCTCTACTTTCTCTAATCATAAATACACGtcattttgaataaaatataatttttgatGTATAGCTTTGATCACTGTTTATATTagaatttatttataaaatctattgaatttgtgatattatgaaagcatttttaagatttttaaactaaatattttgaaagctatagTTAATTAAAGTTTAGAAAGTTCAAAATGACGTGTACTTATGACTGTAGAGAGTATTGTGAGCTAGATATCCTAATTCCTAAATTCTCCTACGAATTATTCACAGTTATGTCATACTTAGTACTATAACTGAAGGTTTTGTTGATGTTCCCTGGAAGTTGTTGTAGAATGTGTCCCGAAGCTGGGTCTAAGTGTAAATGGCCCTCGGCTCTAGCTCCCAAAACCATCGGAGGGCTACCCCTTTCAACGCGAGAGTGAATAACTTGTCCATGGTGGCATGCCCCTCTGTTGGCCTCAATGTCCATTGCGTACGAGTGAATGAACTCACCTGGGTCCGAATCACCCTTAGACTTAGAAAGTTTGGGGGTTCAGAACTCGCCTGGGAAGGGCTCTGCCTGTAGGGGTGAGTCAGAGTCTAGGAGCGGAGCCTCGCGCCAATGGGCCTAAGGCTCAGGTGCCTGCAGACTAACCATAGGTGGTGCTTGGGGACGACGATGAGCGAAGATAACGCTCTCGTTGGCCCCTAGAGCCCGACCCGCCACTGCGGCAACCGTCATATGAGCAGCAATGGTTATGGCCGTGGCCTACTGCATGGCCTGCAGGGCCTCCTGTAGCTCCTCTAGTTGGGTCTGAAGGGCCACCACATGTGCTTGTTGGCTGGCCATGGCGGCATGTACAACTACGGCCTCAACCGTAACCCCTTTGGGTGCAGCTAGGTTCTCATCGTACTGTTGTTGAAGAGCCTTAGAACCGGCAGGGCCCTCATCGTGAGCCACAGTCAGAGTCGCGGTCGGATCGACAGTGGCCGTGGCCCTCGTTTCGCTCGTGAGCAGACTTGTCGTCATCCCCTGTAGGGACACTGGCGTCATCATAGTGAGGGTTTGGCCACAGTTGATGCCCCTACTTCGGCACAGGCATTGTCGTGGAGCCAACCGCTCGGGCTGCTATCTTGGTGGTATTATTCTTTGATGGCATTTTACCTCTATGAGTGTTACACCGTTCCTACCCACAGAAGGCCCcactgttggtgaaagaaaaagtCTTCCACGAATAAGGTGCGGCAAGAGCTACCTTGCTGAAAtaactcaagcttggagaagaagtggagaagaagagaatgTCTTGagtgatgaaaaaaattatcccTTAGCGTGGCGGCCATGGGTCAGTATTTATATTGCCATCCAGAATATAAGTATACAAGCATACCCCTACAGTGTTAGTAGAAATACAAGTCATCACTGTACAACCGAGA
This genomic interval carries:
- the LOC133922946 gene encoding embryogenesis-associated protein EMB8, with amino-acid sequence MRRGGALQTPDAGAVRADGQASGTRELARKAEESKPDCPLKGEETSPMAAAAPTPSPFVASTRRFAPRLRSFFLPAAAMPPSSAPNPSSGAGVEVPQLPHSTLEVAGARRGLLSGFASLRAPYSAFPVLASNRHVETIFAAFMRSLPAVKLRRECLRAPDDGAVALDWVSGDERALPIDAPVLILLPGLTGGSDDTYVRHMLIRARSKGWRVVVFNSRGCANSPVTTPKFYSASFTGDLRQVIDHVLGRYPQSNVYAVGWSLGANILVRYLGEETDKCPLSGAVSLCNPFNLVIADEDFHKGFNNIYDRALARALTAIFKKHAHIFEGLEGEYDIPKAANARTVRDFDEGLTRVSFGFKSVDDYYSNSSSSDSIKNVCIPLLCIQADNDPIAPSRAIPREDIKANPNCLLIVTPQGGHLGWVAGDEAPFGCPWTDPIVMEYLEYIQNEKNSSTKNNISYGQHSAPETSVPHLTVHVQR